A genomic region of Camelus ferus isolate YT-003-E chromosome 35, BCGSAC_Cfer_1.0, whole genome shotgun sequence contains the following coding sequences:
- the ARL5B gene encoding ADP-ribosylation factor-like protein 5B isoform X1, translating to MGLIFAKLWSLFCNQEHKVIIVGLDNAGKTTILYQFLMNEVVHTSPTIGSNVEEIVVKNTHFLMWDIGGQESLRSSWNTYYTNTEFIILVVDSIDRERLAITKEELYRMLAHEDLQKAAVLIFANKQDMKGCMTAAEISKYLTLSSIKDHPWHIQSCCALTGEGLCQGLEWMTSRIGVR from the exons ATGGGGCTGATCTTCGCCAAACTGTGGAGCCTCTTCTGTAACCAAG AACACAAAGTAATCATAGTGGGACTGGATAATGCAGGGAAAACCACCATTCTTTATCAATT CTTAATGAATGAAGTGGTTCATACATCTCCAACCATAGGAAGCAATGTTGAAGAAATAGTCGTGAAGAACACTCATTTTCTCATGTGGGATATTGGTGGTCAGGAGTCCCTGCGGTCATCGTGGAACACGTATTACACAAACACCGAG tTCATCATTCTTGTGGTCGATAGCATTGACAGAGAACGACTAGCTATTACAAAAGAAGAATTATACAGAATGTTGGCTCATGAG GATTTACAGAAGGCTGCCGTCCTTATCTTTGCCAATAAACAGGATATGAAAGGGTGTATGACAGCAGCCGAAATCTCTAAATACCTCACCCTGAGTTCAATTAAGGACCACCCCTGGCACATTCAGTCCTGCTGTGCTTTAACAGGAGAAGG GTTATGCCAAGGTCTAGAGTGGATGACGTCCCGGATCGGTGTGAGATAA
- the ARL5B gene encoding ADP-ribosylation factor-like protein 5B isoform X2, producing the protein MGLIFAKLWSLFCNQEHKVIIVGLDNAGKTTILYQFLMNEVVHTSPTIGSNVEEIVVKNTHFLMWDIGGQESLRSSWNTYYTNTEFIILVVDSIDRERLAITKEELYRMLAHEDMKGCMTAAEISKYLTLSSIKDHPWHIQSCCALTGEGLCQGLEWMTSRIGVR; encoded by the exons ATGGGGCTGATCTTCGCCAAACTGTGGAGCCTCTTCTGTAACCAAG AACACAAAGTAATCATAGTGGGACTGGATAATGCAGGGAAAACCACCATTCTTTATCAATT CTTAATGAATGAAGTGGTTCATACATCTCCAACCATAGGAAGCAATGTTGAAGAAATAGTCGTGAAGAACACTCATTTTCTCATGTGGGATATTGGTGGTCAGGAGTCCCTGCGGTCATCGTGGAACACGTATTACACAAACACCGAG tTCATCATTCTTGTGGTCGATAGCATTGACAGAGAACGACTAGCTATTACAAAAGAAGAATTATACAGAATGTTGGCTCATGAG GATATGAAAGGGTGTATGACAGCAGCCGAAATCTCTAAATACCTCACCCTGAGTTCAATTAAGGACCACCCCTGGCACATTCAGTCCTGCTGTGCTTTAACAGGAGAAGG GTTATGCCAAGGTCTAGAGTGGATGACGTCCCGGATCGGTGTGAGATAA
- the ARL5B gene encoding ADP-ribosylation factor-like protein 5B isoform X4: MNEVVHTSPTIGSNVEEIVVKNTHFLMWDIGGQESLRSSWNTYYTNTEFIILVVDSIDRERLAITKEELYRMLAHEDLQKAAVLIFANKQDMKGCMTAAEISKYLTLSSIKDHPWHIQSCCALTGEGLCQGLEWMTSRIGVR; encoded by the exons ATGAATGAAGTGGTTCATACATCTCCAACCATAGGAAGCAATGTTGAAGAAATAGTCGTGAAGAACACTCATTTTCTCATGTGGGATATTGGTGGTCAGGAGTCCCTGCGGTCATCGTGGAACACGTATTACACAAACACCGAG tTCATCATTCTTGTGGTCGATAGCATTGACAGAGAACGACTAGCTATTACAAAAGAAGAATTATACAGAATGTTGGCTCATGAG GATTTACAGAAGGCTGCCGTCCTTATCTTTGCCAATAAACAGGATATGAAAGGGTGTATGACAGCAGCCGAAATCTCTAAATACCTCACCCTGAGTTCAATTAAGGACCACCCCTGGCACATTCAGTCCTGCTGTGCTTTAACAGGAGAAGG GTTATGCCAAGGTCTAGAGTGGATGACGTCCCGGATCGGTGTGAGATAA
- the ARL5B gene encoding ADP-ribosylation factor-like protein 5B isoform X3 yields MGLIFAKLWSLFCNQEHKVIIVGLDNAGKTTILYQFLMNEVVHTSPTIGSNVEEIVVKNTHFLMWDIGGQESLRSSWNTYYTNTEDLQKAAVLIFANKQDMKGCMTAAEISKYLTLSSIKDHPWHIQSCCALTGEGLCQGLEWMTSRIGVR; encoded by the exons ATGGGGCTGATCTTCGCCAAACTGTGGAGCCTCTTCTGTAACCAAG AACACAAAGTAATCATAGTGGGACTGGATAATGCAGGGAAAACCACCATTCTTTATCAATT CTTAATGAATGAAGTGGTTCATACATCTCCAACCATAGGAAGCAATGTTGAAGAAATAGTCGTGAAGAACACTCATTTTCTCATGTGGGATATTGGTGGTCAGGAGTCCCTGCGGTCATCGTGGAACACGTATTACACAAACACCGAG GATTTACAGAAGGCTGCCGTCCTTATCTTTGCCAATAAACAGGATATGAAAGGGTGTATGACAGCAGCCGAAATCTCTAAATACCTCACCCTGAGTTCAATTAAGGACCACCCCTGGCACATTCAGTCCTGCTGTGCTTTAACAGGAGAAGG GTTATGCCAAGGTCTAGAGTGGATGACGTCCCGGATCGGTGTGAGATAA